The following proteins are co-located in the Halobaculum roseum genome:
- the crcB gene encoding fluoride efflux transporter CrcB, with translation MIEFDPAHVVGTGGAVGALLRHYVSQLVDVEEFPTGTFTVNVLGSFALGFITFLGADTTLLLLFGTGVCGSFTTFSSFSFETVRLWETGERTRAVGNAGGNLFGAGLAIGLAWGLVQLLG, from the coding sequence ATGATCGAGTTCGACCCTGCACACGTCGTCGGCACCGGAGGAGCGGTCGGTGCGCTGCTTCGTCACTACGTGAGCCAGCTCGTCGATGTCGAAGAGTTCCCGACGGGGACGTTCACCGTGAACGTCCTCGGAAGCTTTGCACTCGGCTTCATCACGTTCCTCGGTGCGGACACGACGCTCCTATTGCTGTTCGGAACCGGTGTCTGTGGGTCGTTTACGACCTTCTCATCATTCTCCTTCGAGACAGTCCGTCTCTGGGAGACAGGAGAACGAACTCGGGCGGTAGGCAACGCTGGAGGCAATCTGTTTGGCGCAGGGCTCGCAATTGGGTTAGCGTGGGGACTCGTCCAACTACTCGGTTGA
- a CDS encoding PQQ-binding-like beta-propeller repeat protein — protein sequence MEGHDGGRTGYAASTVPHGDVDVAWLRRPGNDPHGATAPVVGPERVYLAYVESPDDAEHSVVYLAGFDAESGEQQLDVQLETGRAVGLALADDTLLAVTRGPDYEQAALTALARDDGSIQWTETIPDVTGSPAVVDRTCYLATRDEDNAVYAYTLDGTQQWRTPIDGECYTAICADHDGVYVGLTDGRIAALDATTSERQWSKQIATPDECCPDIQGTPTVAEGRLYVPGIAEELVAADTADGTVLWRTTVVDEDYGNAIPSPAVTGDTAYVNTYHGGLVAIDISDGAIRWRSAESGDNQPPAAGDGGVVVPRNDSVVAYETSDSPVWAIDITVPDIGMAGYIMDTEVALAHGMCYVGIADGRIYAIGSSE from the coding sequence ATGGAGGGACACGATGGCGGCCGAACCGGCTACGCGGCCTCCACAGTCCCACACGGCGACGTCGACGTCGCTTGGCTTCGGCGGCCGGGGAACGACCCACATGGCGCAACGGCCCCGGTCGTCGGCCCGGAGCGTGTCTACCTCGCCTATGTCGAGTCACCGGATGACGCTGAGCATTCGGTCGTCTACCTTGCAGGGTTCGATGCTGAATCCGGCGAGCAGCAACTAGATGTGCAACTTGAAACGGGCCGTGCAGTCGGACTCGCACTCGCGGACGACACACTCCTGGCCGTCACGCGTGGTCCGGACTACGAGCAGGCGGCCTTGACTGCCCTCGCCCGCGACGACGGGTCGATCCAGTGGACGGAGACGATTCCGGACGTGACTGGCTCGCCAGCAGTCGTGGACAGAACCTGTTACTTGGCGACGCGAGACGAGGACAACGCGGTGTACGCCTACACGCTGGATGGCACCCAACAGTGGCGCACACCTATCGACGGGGAGTGCTACACAGCGATCTGTGCGGACCACGACGGCGTCTACGTCGGATTAACTGACGGACGTATTGCAGCACTTGATGCGACGACCAGTGAGAGACAGTGGAGCAAACAGATCGCCACACCTGACGAGTGTTGTCCGGATATTCAGGGCACACCGACGGTCGCCGAGGGCCGTCTGTACGTCCCGGGCATTGCCGAGGAACTCGTCGCCGCCGATACCGCTGATGGAACCGTACTGTGGCGGACAACCGTCGTCGACGAGGACTACGGGAACGCGATACCCTCACCAGCGGTCACAGGAGATACTGCGTACGTGAATACGTATCACGGAGGGCTCGTTGCAATCGATATCTCGGACGGGGCGATTCGCTGGCGGTCGGCCGAGAGTGGGGACAACCAACCCCCTGCCGCCGGTGACGGTGGCGTGGTCGTGCCGCGGAACGACTCCGTCGTTGCCTACGAGACGAGTGACAGTCCTGTGTGGGCCATCGATATCACGGTCCCAGACATCGGGATGGCGGGCTACATCATGGACACAGAGGTCGCATTGGCGCACGGGATGTGCTACGTCGGGATCGCTGATGGGCGGATCTACGCTATCGGGAGCAGCGAGTAA
- a CDS encoding ArsR/SmtB family transcription factor, which translates to MSLLPSTDDVTAEQEGDIRVLGVEEDETANVFEALSSETARRILTAIYDDPAPPSELATRLDLSLQNVSYHLDNLEEAGVVRVAHTRYSEKGKEMNVYAPADDPVVVFVGTTERKTGLLDLLKRLVGATGLLFLVSAFLFVFQAFGQPGGAGDAPTILELLSFPGLEFLLGGLFVLGLVVLWWARNR; encoded by the coding sequence ATGTCTCTGTTGCCCTCCACTGACGACGTGACTGCCGAGCAAGAGGGCGACATACGAGTTCTCGGTGTGGAGGAAGATGAGACAGCAAACGTGTTTGAGGCCCTTTCGTCGGAAACGGCGCGGCGTATCCTGACTGCAATTTACGACGATCCGGCACCTCCATCTGAACTTGCTACCCGACTCGATCTGTCCCTGCAGAACGTCTCCTACCACCTCGACAATCTCGAAGAGGCAGGCGTGGTCCGTGTGGCCCATACCCGGTACTCAGAGAAGGGCAAAGAGATGAACGTGTATGCACCCGCAGACGACCCCGTCGTCGTCTTCGTCGGCACCACGGAACGTAAAACGGGACTCCTCGACCTACTGAAGCGGCTCGTCGGCGCGACGGGGCTCTTGTTTCTCGTCTCTGCCTTCCTGTTCGTCTTTCAGGCATTTGGACAGCCCGGTGGTGCAGGTGATGCGCCGACGATACTAGAACTCCTCTCATTCCCGGGCCTTGAGTTCCTCCTCGGGGGACTGTTCGTCCTTGGACTGGTCGTCCTGTGGTGGGCCCGGAACAGATAG
- a CDS encoding magnesium transporter produces MSVVSVVTNSYRSALPTVLVSAFGGLLAGTILGGMDAELKAVQGLLVMVPAFLAIRGSVYGSLGSRLSSALHQGLLDPVFEPDDRLVNAVVAALLNGLTASVFAAILTFAILSVIGHAVAPLWVLVFIAFVGGVLAGFVLTAVIVVVVFVGYRRGMNPDDLVGPAMTTAGDIFGMASLFVATKLVLAVL; encoded by the coding sequence ATGTCTGTCGTCTCAGTCGTCACAAACTCGTATCGAAGCGCCCTTCCGACGGTACTGGTGAGTGCGTTCGGCGGGTTGCTCGCAGGGACGATCCTCGGGGGAATGGACGCCGAACTCAAAGCGGTTCAGGGCTTGCTCGTGATGGTGCCGGCGTTTCTGGCGATTCGTGGGAGCGTCTACGGGTCGCTGGGGTCTCGGTTGTCGAGTGCCCTCCACCAGGGGTTGCTCGATCCGGTGTTCGAACCGGACGACCGCCTCGTGAACGCCGTCGTGGCGGCGCTGCTCAACGGACTGACCGCGAGCGTGTTCGCCGCCATTCTCACCTTCGCGATTCTCTCGGTAATTGGTCACGCCGTCGCACCGCTCTGGGTACTCGTCTTCATTGCCTTTGTTGGCGGTGTGCTCGCTGGGTTCGTGTTGACCGCCGTCATCGTCGTCGTGGTGTTCGTGGGGTATCGTCGGGGAATGAACCCCGACGATCTCGTCGGGCCAGCGATGACGACCGCCGGTGACATCTTCGGGATGGCGTCGTTATTCGTTGCAACAAAACTCGTGCTTGCAGTACTGTGA
- a CDS encoding magnesium transporter codes for MVDHWSVRSITRALLPILLVLTVLELVGGLTLGSFEATLLQYPTLLVLVPVMIGTAGNLGSILSARLSTAFHLGMLSFDPTDDRLLGNTITTVLLAVSVFPIVGAGGWGIVAVTGDPQLSIGMVVSVALASGLILAFLAILVTVVATYTAYRFELDPDDVVIPVVTNVCDVLGVLVLFAVVQLLVP; via the coding sequence ATGGTCGACCACTGGTCAGTCCGGTCGATTACGCGAGCGCTCTTGCCGATCCTGCTCGTGCTGACTGTTCTGGAACTCGTTGGCGGCCTCACACTGGGCTCGTTCGAGGCGACGCTCCTCCAGTACCCGACGCTTCTGGTGTTGGTCCCGGTGATGATCGGAACGGCCGGGAATCTCGGCAGTATCCTGTCCGCCCGGCTGTCGACGGCGTTCCATCTCGGGATGCTCTCGTTCGACCCGACCGACGACCGACTCCTCGGAAACACGATCACGACTGTGTTGCTTGCCGTGAGCGTGTTCCCCATCGTCGGCGCTGGTGGATGGGGCATCGTCGCAGTGACCGGTGACCCCCAACTGTCGATCGGGATGGTCGTGAGTGTCGCCCTCGCGAGTGGACTCATCCTCGCGTTCCTCGCGATTCTGGTGACCGTCGTCGCGACGTACACGGCCTATCGCTTCGAACTGGACCCCGACGACGTCGTCATTCCCGTCGTCACGAACGTCTGTGACGTCCTCGGCGTGCTCGTCCTCTTCGCCGTCGTGCAACTCCTCGTCCCATGA
- a CDS encoding CrcB family protein — protein sequence MAEKTAHPLVRVESLALIAIGGFAGSNLRYFAGFLLPGMYGTLAVNALGSFALGFVLYETLYSGVLAQETRAVVSTGFLSSFTTYSTFALQSSQAPPLWLVVNIAANYTLGFTGVLLGRYLAQCVDRRWSE from the coding sequence ATGGCAGAGAAAACCGCACACCCACTCGTTCGCGTCGAATCATTGGCACTCATTGCAATCGGTGGCTTTGCCGGGTCGAACCTCCGGTATTTCGCCGGATTTCTCTTGCCGGGGATGTACGGCACACTCGCCGTCAACGCGCTCGGAAGTTTCGCATTGGGGTTCGTTCTGTACGAAACGCTCTACTCGGGCGTCTTAGCCCAGGAAACTCGTGCTGTCGTCTCCACCGGGTTTCTCTCGTCGTTCACCACATACAGTACGTTTGCATTGCAATCGAGTCAGGCACCACCCCTCTGGTTGGTCGTGAATATCGCCGCCAACTATACACTCGGATTTACAGGTGTACTGCTCGGACGATACCTCGCACAGTGCGTCGATCGGCGGTGGTCCGAATGA
- a CDS encoding DNA-binding protein yields MSSNNATSNVVSVDEQAFEKADEAAVDEEGFEVVDETPEFQATVQMEVQAKVDANHPDGMVDTSDERIYGATLEQEERIRAREAELERISAQAEMGTQEGRAKRTREIAAKRSAEQRAEFQKRAASVNPMADPERGDPRAELTQEQLAAVNKQSMRLAEKLDGWSRAAIGRRLGEAVVGGKDLMSAVVGVFEELQTAPGTVVPIGKLEDVNRKEVSIEGQVETLWDPSHPSIAQVGLIADDSGQTRVTIWEKSNAPWIEEGEQVRIHGAARNWYEGRVSLAVTGWTTLHFPERGRWWE; encoded by the coding sequence ATGTCAAGTAACAACGCTACCAGTAATGTAGTTTCGGTCGATGAACAGGCATTCGAAAAAGCGGACGAAGCGGCGGTCGATGAAGAGGGCTTCGAGGTCGTCGATGAGACCCCGGAGTTCCAGGCGACGGTGCAGATGGAGGTGCAGGCAAAGGTCGATGCGAACCACCCGGACGGGATGGTCGACACCAGTGACGAGCGGATCTATGGGGCGACCCTCGAGCAGGAAGAGCGCATTCGGGCGCGGGAGGCTGAGCTGGAGCGCATCAGTGCCCAAGCAGAGATGGGGACGCAAGAAGGTCGGGCAAAGCGGACGCGAGAGATCGCGGCGAAACGGAGCGCTGAGCAGCGTGCTGAGTTTCAGAAGCGGGCGGCGAGCGTGAACCCGATGGCGGACCCGGAACGAGGCGATCCCCGTGCAGAACTCACGCAGGAGCAGTTGGCGGCGGTGAACAAGCAGTCGATGCGGCTGGCGGAGAAACTGGATGGCTGGTCGCGAGCGGCGATTGGTCGGCGGCTGGGTGAGGCCGTGGTCGGTGGGAAAGACCTGATGAGTGCGGTCGTCGGGGTGTTCGAGGAGTTGCAGACGGCTCCTGGGACAGTGGTTCCCATCGGGAAGCTCGAGGACGTCAATCGCAAAGAGGTGAGCATCGAAGGTCAGGTCGAGACGTTGTGGGATCCCTCACATCCGAGCATCGCCCAGGTCGGACTCATCGCGGACGACAGTGGCCAAACGCGGGTGACGATCTGGGAGAAATCGAATGCTCCGTGGATCGAGGAAGGCGAGCAGGTGCGCATTCACGGGGCGGCACGGAACTGGTACGAAGGACGCGTCTCACTGGCCGTCACTGGGTGGACGACCCTGCATTTCCCTGAGCGCGGTCGGTGGTGGGAGTAG
- a CDS encoding universal stress protein, with the protein MYQQILIPTDGSAGATKAIHEGVRLADLTGATVRGLYVVDTRDYNTLPESKWLTLADELEATGETALEAIQTEAEAVGVPSETAIRKGIPHEEILRYVADHDIDLIVMGTHGRTGFNRFLIGSVTEKIIRQTPIPVHIVRINEDD; encoded by the coding sequence ATGTACCAACAGATTCTGATTCCAACTGACGGGAGCGCGGGAGCGACGAAAGCAATCCATGAAGGCGTTCGATTAGCTGACCTCACGGGAGCAACTGTTCGCGGACTCTACGTCGTCGATACGCGGGATTACAACACACTTCCCGAGTCGAAGTGGCTCACGCTGGCAGACGAGCTCGAGGCTACCGGTGAAACAGCGCTCGAAGCCATCCAGACCGAGGCCGAAGCTGTCGGTGTGCCGAGTGAGACGGCCATTCGAAAGGGCATACCGCACGAGGAAATCCTACGGTACGTAGCCGACCACGACATTGACCTGATCGTTATGGGAACCCACGGGCGAACTGGATTCAATCGGTTCCTCATCGGGAGTGTCACCGAGAAAATCATCCGTCAGACTCCAATCCCCGTTCATATCGTTCGAATCAACGAAGACGACTGA
- a CDS encoding phosphatase PAP2 family protein has protein sequence MSLVTSLLVGAANELIYVVPLSLIVGWLLGYRVDAFQVFTTVVVAIAVSYGFGLFFAHPAPYQVQQTIVSDTPVNSFPSQHTTVLFAFALAALWQKHYAVGTAFVALAVIVGAARVAVGYHWPIDIIGALAATIVAIAFVATIEASVEQLAENVIEVEYRVRSAVSTE, from the coding sequence ATGAGTCTGGTGACCTCTCTGCTCGTAGGGGCTGCAAACGAGCTCATCTACGTTGTTCCACTATCTCTCATCGTTGGGTGGCTACTGGGCTATCGAGTAGATGCGTTTCAGGTGTTTACCACCGTGGTCGTCGCCATCGCCGTTTCCTACGGCTTCGGCCTGTTTTTCGCACATCCTGCACCCTACCAGGTCCAGCAGACGATCGTGTCCGATACACCCGTTAACAGCTTTCCAAGCCAGCACACGACCGTCCTGTTTGCCTTCGCGCTCGCTGCACTCTGGCAGAAACACTATGCGGTTGGTACAGCCTTCGTGGCTCTGGCGGTAATCGTGGGCGCAGCACGAGTGGCGGTCGGCTATCATTGGCCGATCGACATCATCGGTGCACTCGCTGCCACCATCGTCGCTATCGCGTTTGTCGCTACTATCGAGGCGTCTGTAGAACAGCTCGCCGAGAACGTAATTGAGGTTGAATACCGTGTTCGATCGGCAGTCAGTACCGAGTAA
- the corA gene encoding magnesium/cobalt transporter CorA, translated as MSLHAMVYTADGVERHDDLDTALEAPGETWIHANDVEPTEMKALRDRFTIHQLAVEDVLHEETRPKTEEYDTHTFVLMKTARLSQRDDVEFHKEVRTHPVGFFIGEDWLVTMSTTEIDVVDPSASQWTKNGRRFVNRGTDFLAYRIMDAIVDDYFDLLDEIEDDIEAVEERVLDEPDPQMLEDLNDVRRDLLAFRKIAWPAREAMSYLSRGDIPEVADRNEKYFRDVYDHLVQVVDLIETYRDLTGGSRDIYLNAVSQSTNEVMKTLTVVATIFIPLTFVVGVYGMNFTDTPFAMPELYWTYGYPAVMIGMGVLSGMMLVHFRRQDWI; from the coding sequence ATGAGTCTTCACGCGATGGTGTATACGGCTGATGGCGTCGAGCGTCACGACGATCTCGACACTGCGCTCGAAGCACCCGGTGAGACGTGGATCCATGCAAACGACGTCGAACCAACCGAGATGAAAGCACTCAGAGACCGCTTTACTATCCATCAGTTGGCTGTCGAAGACGTGCTGCACGAAGAAACGCGGCCGAAAACCGAAGAGTACGACACCCACACGTTCGTGCTGATGAAGACAGCACGTCTGAGCCAGCGCGACGATGTCGAGTTCCACAAAGAAGTTCGAACGCACCCAGTGGGCTTCTTCATCGGCGAGGACTGGTTGGTCACGATGTCGACGACGGAGATCGACGTCGTCGACCCGTCAGCGTCGCAGTGGACGAAAAACGGACGACGATTCGTGAACCGTGGCACGGATTTTCTCGCCTACCGGATCATGGACGCCATCGTCGACGACTACTTCGACCTCCTCGACGAGATCGAGGACGACATCGAAGCGGTCGAAGAGCGCGTCCTCGACGAACCGGACCCCCAGATGCTCGAAGACTTGAACGACGTTCGACGGGATCTCCTCGCGTTTCGCAAGATCGCCTGGCCCGCTCGCGAAGCGATGTCGTACCTATCGCGGGGGGACATCCCAGAGGTTGCCGATCGGAACGAGAAGTACTTCCGGGACGTGTACGACCATCTCGTCCAGGTCGTCGACCTGATCGAGACGTACCGTGATCTCACCGGTGGGTCGAGGGACATCTACCTGAACGCTGTCTCGCAGTCGACGAACGAGGTGATGAAGACGCTCACGGTCGTCGCGACCATCTTCATCCCGCTCACGTTCGTCGTCGGGGTCTACGGGATGAACTTCACCGACACGCCGTTCGCGATGCCGGAACTCTACTGGACGTATGGCTATCCAGCGGTCATGATCGGGATGGGAGTTCTCTCAGGGATGATGCTCGTCCACTTCCGTCGCCAGGATTGGATCTGA
- a CDS encoding potassium channel family protein has product MSEDDGIEYEPVSVKEVLGEMKDIAELLIDLSYSSVLFENAALAEEVLALEDEMDLLQLQARMSLVMAGRRPEEAEALAPVFGIVGAAEKISDAAGDIAKVVLDDIGLPPALRGVLPDAVETLARATVSADSPYADRTLGDINLETETGVRVLALRRDDDWLLNPDRETRLQAEDILFCRGTEEGLARVYATITDEPFTTPEMAEQPLEDLDRAVETVALMKNMSELAVDLAYGSVLFDSPDLAEEVRELEVEVDALQSRFEVWALRAAKTVDDPVSIRGLLHIAASTEVISDAALEISEGVLRGVGSHPVVEAAVQESDEIIDRTTVASGSRLDGTTISDAEVKTRTGMHIVAIRRESAATDGRTKYQISPPPDTALRAGDVLITKGTRAGANRLADWAA; this is encoded by the coding sequence ATGAGCGAGGACGACGGAATCGAGTACGAGCCGGTCAGCGTTAAGGAGGTACTCGGAGAGATGAAAGATATCGCCGAGTTGCTCATCGACCTCTCGTATTCGTCGGTCCTCTTCGAAAACGCGGCACTCGCAGAGGAAGTCCTCGCCCTCGAAGACGAGATGGATCTCCTCCAGTTGCAGGCCCGAATGAGTCTCGTGATGGCCGGCCGCCGTCCCGAAGAGGCCGAAGCTCTCGCCCCCGTGTTCGGAATCGTCGGGGCCGCCGAGAAAATCAGTGACGCTGCAGGCGACATCGCGAAGGTCGTCCTCGATGACATCGGACTGCCACCGGCACTCCGTGGCGTGCTCCCCGACGCTGTCGAGACACTCGCCCGCGCGACCGTCAGCGCAGACTCACCGTACGCCGACCGAACGCTCGGCGACATCAATCTGGAGACGGAGACGGGCGTCCGCGTGCTCGCACTCAGGCGCGACGACGACTGGCTCCTCAATCCGGATCGTGAGACACGTCTCCAAGCCGAAGATATCTTGTTCTGTCGGGGAACGGAGGAGGGACTGGCACGCGTCTACGCGACGATCACGGACGAGCCGTTTACGACACCTGAGATGGCCGAACAGCCACTCGAGGATCTCGACCGGGCCGTCGAGACGGTCGCACTCATGAAGAACATGAGCGAACTGGCCGTCGATCTCGCGTACGGGAGCGTGCTCTTCGACAGCCCGGATCTCGCTGAAGAGGTTCGCGAACTCGAAGTCGAGGTCGATGCACTCCAGTCGCGGTTCGAGGTCTGGGCGCTTCGTGCAGCCAAGACGGTCGACGACCCAGTGTCGATCCGAGGATTGCTTCACATCGCGGCCAGTACAGAGGTCATCAGTGACGCGGCCCTCGAGATCAGCGAAGGCGTGCTTCGTGGCGTCGGAAGCCATCCCGTCGTCGAAGCCGCCGTCCAGGAATCCGACGAGATCATCGACCGAACGACTGTCGCGTCTGGGAGTCGCCTCGACGGGACGACGATCAGTGACGCCGAAGTGAAGACGCGAACGGGGATGCACATCGTGGCGATCCGCCGAGAATCGGCAGCGACCGACGGCCGAACGAAGTACCAGATCTCGCCGCCGCCGGACACGGCGCTTCGTGCTGGCGACGTGCTCATTACGAAAGGAACGCGAGCAGGAGCCAACCGACTCGCAGACTGGGCGGCGTGA
- a CDS encoding RNA-guided endonuclease InsQ/TnpB family protein has protein sequence MRRTNTFDVVPHSETAEEILVRVLDASASLWNTLTYDRRQQFFEGESVWECDGYYDEYVDVLGGATTQQIARVNDTAWRSFFELLDEPEYDPSPPGYWGNRDDGRELRTYIRNDAYTLQWNERSRLEIPIGMDLKDEYGFGMYDRLRLPVRGKPKWRGDSGRLEISYDSVEETYRVHQSVTVDDVERSDSDDSEVAALDLGANVLVACTTTTGEQYLYSGQTPFDRFRETTNAIANAQAKLPDGQHSSQRIKRLYRKRSRRRDHAVNALLRDVVERLDEAGVTTLYHGDLTGVLGEYWSVEANLKARTFWAHRQCIDRLGSVCEEYGIDVEAISEAWTSQTCPECGERDRTRRHRETLTCPCGFDGHADLVASRTLLERATNTTVRPTARPVRFQWDDHQWFPVEGAAVSPNE, from the coding sequence ATGAGACGAACGAATACCTTCGATGTCGTCCCGCACTCCGAGACGGCAGAAGAGATCCTCGTACGGGTGCTAGACGCCTCGGCAAGCCTCTGGAACACACTCACCTACGACCGCCGACAGCAGTTCTTCGAAGGAGAGAGTGTCTGGGAATGCGATGGCTACTACGACGAGTATGTCGACGTGCTCGGCGGTGCGACGACCCAACAGATTGCTCGCGTGAACGATACCGCGTGGCGCTCCTTCTTCGAGCTTCTCGACGAGCCAGAATACGACCCGAGTCCACCCGGCTACTGGGGAAATCGTGACGACGGTCGAGAACTCCGGACCTACATTCGAAACGACGCATACACGCTCCAGTGGAACGAGCGCTCACGACTGGAGATACCCATCGGAATGGACCTCAAAGACGAGTACGGGTTCGGGATGTATGACCGACTTCGGTTACCAGTTCGCGGGAAGCCGAAATGGCGAGGAGATAGTGGTCGGCTCGAAATCTCGTACGATTCAGTCGAAGAGACGTATCGTGTCCACCAGTCCGTAACCGTCGACGACGTCGAAAGAAGTGACTCAGATGACTCTGAGGTAGCCGCGCTCGATCTCGGTGCAAACGTACTCGTGGCCTGTACGACGACAACCGGGGAGCAGTATCTCTACAGTGGACAAACCCCGTTCGATCGGTTCCGAGAGACGACTAACGCTATCGCCAACGCCCAAGCGAAACTCCCCGACGGACAACACTCCAGTCAGCGAATCAAGCGTCTCTATCGCAAGCGCTCTCGACGGCGCGATCATGCGGTGAACGCGCTCCTCCGTGACGTAGTTGAACGGTTAGACGAAGCTGGTGTTACAACGCTCTACCACGGCGATCTCACCGGAGTGCTCGGTGAGTACTGGTCGGTGGAGGCGAATCTCAAAGCACGGACCTTCTGGGCGCATCGGCAGTGTATTGATAGACTCGGATCAGTCTGTGAAGAGTATGGAATCGACGTAGAAGCAATCTCGGAGGCGTGGACGTCCCAGACCTGTCCAGAATGTGGCGAACGGGACCGAACACGCCGGCATCGAGAGACGCTCACCTGTCCGTGTGGTTTCGACGGCCACGCCGACCTCGTTGCTTCGAGAACATTACTCGAACGAGCAACGAACACAACAGTCAGGCCGACGGCACGGCCCGTGCGGTTCCAGTGGGACGATCACCAGTGGTTTCCCGTTGAGGGTGCCGCAGTGTCGCCCAACGAATAG
- a CDS encoding manganese-dependent inorganic pyrophosphatase yields MSEPIYVVGHQQPDTDTICSAIAYARLKKKQGADVVPARAGPLNPETQFVVDRWDVEVPARLDDAAGEQLILVDHNEYSQTVAGAEKAEIVEIIDHHRLGGIETSEPILFRNEPVGSTATILTQLFDDANETITTQTAGLLLSGILSDTVVLRSPTTTDRDRTVAGRLADIAGVDYEAYGTDLLSQKSKIGEKSPREMVLSDFKEFDFDGQHVGIGQIETVEPSAVLDQQEAVVEAMNEVVTERDNAVFLLLVTDLLEEDSTALVAGPEIELVETGLDTTFTDHESFLPGVMSRKKQVVPLLEDAFGAHSA; encoded by the coding sequence ATGTCTGAACCGATCTACGTCGTTGGCCACCAACAACCTGATACCGACACGATTTGCTCAGCGATAGCTTATGCACGGTTGAAGAAGAAACAGGGTGCAGACGTCGTTCCTGCACGAGCAGGACCTCTCAACCCAGAAACACAGTTCGTCGTCGACCGATGGGATGTCGAAGTACCGGCACGTCTCGACGATGCCGCAGGCGAACAATTGATTCTCGTCGATCACAACGAGTACAGCCAAACGGTGGCCGGAGCGGAAAAAGCAGAGATCGTCGAGATTATCGACCACCATCGTCTCGGCGGCATCGAAACGAGCGAACCCATTCTGTTCCGAAACGAACCTGTCGGGTCGACTGCGACGATTCTCACACAGCTGTTTGACGACGCGAACGAGACGATCACCACGCAGACCGCGGGGCTGTTGCTGAGCGGAATTCTCAGTGATACTGTTGTGCTCCGGTCTCCAACGACGACCGACCGAGACCGGACTGTAGCCGGGCGACTTGCCGATATTGCTGGTGTGGACTACGAAGCGTACGGAACGGATCTCCTCTCGCAGAAGAGCAAAATCGGGGAGAAGAGTCCCCGAGAGATGGTGCTCAGCGATTTCAAAGAGTTCGACTTCGACGGACAACACGTCGGCATTGGACAGATCGAAACGGTAGAGCCGTCGGCCGTATTGGATCAACAAGAGGCCGTCGTTGAGGCCATGAACGAGGTCGTTACTGAACGCGACAACGCGGTGTTTTTGCTCCTCGTTACGGATCTGCTCGAAGAAGATTCGACTGCACTCGTCGCTGGTCCAGAAATCGAACTCGTCGAAACGGGGTTAGACACGACGTTCACGGACCACGAATCGTTCCTCCCGGGAGTGATGTCCCGGAAGAAGCAAGTCGTCCCGTTGCTGGAAGACGCCTTCGGCGCTCATTCCGCTTGA